One genomic region from Ornithinimicrobium flavum encodes:
- a CDS encoding rhomboid family intramembrane serine protease, whose amino-acid sequence MSITQQPAGRPAPRPDAPAWLHRVIPVLLLVALMWVSEVVDLVMPLDLDRFGIRPRDTSHLAGIVLSPFLHLGFGHLLANTVSLLALGSLLALSTRHLWLVTGGVILLGGLGVWLLGGPGTVHIGASGVVYGYAAFLAVYGFVARRFGSALVGVLVVVLYGSMLWGVLPLRAGVSWQAHLFGALAGVALAVWLGRQDRAERAGRVGVRRR is encoded by the coding sequence ATGAGCATCACCCAGCAGCCCGCTGGCCGACCGGCCCCGCGCCCGGACGCGCCCGCCTGGCTGCACCGCGTCATTCCCGTCCTGCTGCTGGTCGCTCTGATGTGGGTGAGCGAGGTGGTCGACCTGGTCATGCCGCTGGACCTGGACCGCTTCGGCATCCGCCCGCGCGACACCTCGCACCTGGCCGGGATCGTGCTCAGCCCGTTCCTGCACCTGGGCTTCGGGCACCTGCTGGCCAACACGGTCTCGCTGCTCGCCCTGGGCAGCCTGCTCGCGCTGTCGACCCGGCACCTGTGGCTGGTCACCGGCGGCGTGATCCTGCTCGGCGGGCTCGGGGTGTGGCTCCTCGGCGGGCCGGGCACCGTGCACATCGGGGCGAGCGGGGTGGTCTACGGGTATGCCGCGTTCCTCGCCGTCTACGGCTTCGTCGCCCGTCGCTTCGGGTCGGCGCTGGTGGGTGTGCTGGTGGTCGTGCTCTACGGCTCGATGCTGTGGGGCGTGCTGCCGCTGCGGGCCGGGGTGTCCTGGCAGGCACACCTCTTCGGGGCGCTCGCCGGCGTGGCGCTGGCGGTGTGGCTCGGCCGGCAGGACCGGGCCGAGCGTGCGGGACGGGTGGGCGTGCGGCGCAGGTGA